GATTTACTGGCTTTATACTGGTTAGTAAACTTGATATTTGATGGGTCTCAGAAAGCATTAACTACAAGACTTTCTCTACAGAAATAGGATATTTaattagttgtaaatgatggctTAGACGTCTTACTAAGCATGCAGTTTATTCTTAATTACTGCcttattcatgcttaactagAGCATTATTGTGGGATCTTTCAACATTTAATAAGTTGTAACTTATGGCTTAGATAGCCTTACTAAACAATcaattcattattaattaatgccTTATTTATGCTTAACTACTACATTATTGTGGACCCTTAAAATAAAGTTACCAAAGTCTGAtccaaaataaacatattacttGCATGCACTACATGAGTGTGAGTGCATCtacacagaattttcatttagggtgagaagtattcctttaaaaaaaagtatggcCACAACATATTCTTTTGGACATAGGCTAATGCCATTCTTCTTCCTAAGAACTGTTCAGTGACATGCAAGGCCTGCAATTCAGTACAATTCAGCTGAATTTAGTTAGTTTTGTAATGACAATGACATTGTGCTTGCCACCAGCATCCAACATTTCCCTTCAGCAAACTGGACAGTTGAGGGAAAAGAGGGTACTGATAAGTGGATTATCCAGAAGACCCCTGCCATAGAGCTACACACAGTACAGCAAAAGTAGGGGTAAGGCCTGAACAAATAAAGTTAGTTTGGCCATCCAAACCACCTTAATGGAAGAAATTAATATTATTGGAAGAAATGTGGGCTTGGTCTCTCTCAAGGAAAAGTCACATGGGTCTTTTCTTTAGGCTGTTTAATCTTAATGAAGTTTTAAAACATGTGAGAACTCTAGGGCCTAAATATAATTGCAATGATTTGTTATGCTGTGATCCTAAACTGAACCTTCCATTAAAGGTGTGAACTGTTCATTAAAGGTGTCAAATAAacacaggcaaacacacacaatacactgaTGCAATAGCTTTTTCTCTCTTCAGAGGTTTtgatgttctgttttgttttgatgaACGAGTAATTTAATCATTTGTCTTTCCATTAAACTACCGGTAATCCAAAAGTCAAATGGAAGTGTAATTAAAGTGTCAACAACGTCCACTACTcacacaacaaacacaatgaTCATGCCTCTGTGGGTATAACAATAAGTCCAACAAGCAAGTCGGCCCCAGCCAGAGAGAGAATAAACAGCAGAGGTTCTTTAAAAATCACGAATTATCTGTAAAAATGTTGACCAGAGAGGATGCTGGCTTCAATATTTTAAGAATTAAGATATGGTTTAATCATCATACTTTAAAACGGTGGTGAAAGAGAACATATAATGGGATTCAGACAGGGGTTAATAATAactttactgtaatataatttagtaatttagctCAAAGAGCTTCACAAAACGCCTTCAGTAAAACACAGGGTAAAACCTAAGATTCACAATGTAGTAAAAGCAAGTCTATACAAATGACTTTTTAAAAGAGACTCAAAAACAGACACAGAATCAATAGATCTAATATACCAGGGCAGGCTGTTCCATAATAAAGGGGCCTTCACTAAAAACactctatcacctttagttttgcaTCTGGATCTTGGAAAAGCCAACAGTTCACGACAAGAACATCTAAGAGGTCTAACTGTTTCGTAAGGTCTTAAAAGTTCTGCTAAATATTCTTGTGCAAAACCATGTATTGCTTTATACAGTATTCAATTAaagaaatcttaaaatcaaccctAAAATGAATTGGTAACCAATGCAAAGCTAAAGTgcattgatttaaagttgaaaacAGGGCATTATAATAAGGCGAGATTaaataaaagcatgtgtgagcttcTCTGTATCCCTAAAACTCAAAACATGTCTCACCTTGGAAATGTTCCTCAACTGataaaaacaagacttaaaacaGTGCTGActcgccgaggcatggactctacaagacccttgaatgaatgaatgaataaattaacgttacattttatatagcgcttttcttaAACTACTAagtgtaagttgcgaggtggaacCACTGTGGaatggacttgttggtccagcacatcccacagatgctcaatggaatagagatctggggaatttggagaccagggcaacaccttaaactcttcatcatgttcctcaaactattcccaaacaatgtgtgcagtgtggcagggcaaaTTATtgtgctgaaagaggccactgccataagggaataccattgccatgaaggggtgtacctggtctgcaacaatttttaggtaggtggtacatgttAAATTGATGTCCACGTGAATGGCCGgatccagggtttcccagcagatcattggccagagcatcacactccctccaccggcttgtcgtcttctcacagtacatcctggtgccatcacttccccaggtaaacggcgcacacgtacatggccgtccatgtgatgtaaaagaaaatggtatTCACTGGACCAGACGACCTACTTCCACTGCTCCAGTGTCCAGTTGTGTGCCCAGGTGCATTTGACGTTGAACAGAGGCCATCATGAGCACTCTGACAGGTCTGTGAAACAtttctcccataaccatcattaacattttctgtgatttgTGCCACACTAGCCCTTCTGTtagttcggaccagatgggatagcctttgttgacCTCGCGCATCGATGGTATGGTATCACCTATGGACATGTTTTTCTTAATTATGCCTTTTATTTTGATCAACACTTATGCATCATGGTGCTTTATTTTAGTCACTTGTTTCCCAACAAGGCACAATGTAATCTAAGCTGTAATGTGCTTACTTAAATTTATTGTTGTTCTTTGCACATACTTTATTATACATctaatttatttttgtcattaatggtgtattcatatttttaatgcattaattttatataatacataacaatataacttCTTTATAACATTGCTTGTTGCTAGATTCTTTTCAATTGCGCTTGATCCCTGGTCCAGTTTTAATGGCAAAACTGGCACGaacaagtaatcagtaaaggaAGATGAATGACTTAAAGCTGCTATAGCGAGCATCCCCTCTACTGGTCAAAATATACAGCACTCGATTAACCTTGTTGCTGGTAGACTTCAATAGGGACTTTACGGCCATGTATTTTCACTTTGCAAACTGTTTTGAAAGCGTAGTAAAAACAGGgactttgggtaagcacaacttaattatcaggtttctaagaggcacccggaggttaaatccctcccagccaagcctgttcccctcctgggatctctcagtggtcctctcgggccttcagagaccccccttcgagccgctagaatcagtcggactcagggccctctccttgaagacagccctcctgatcgcgctcgcctccatcaaaagggttggggacctgcaagcgatctctgtcagcgacacctgcctggagttcggtccggcaaacACTCATgcgatcctaagaccacgaccgggctacgcgCCCAAggcactcccttcagggaccaggtattgaacctgcaagcgctgccccgggaggaggcatccccttcattgctgtgtccggtaaatgctttgcatatctacttggaccgcacgcagagctttagacgttctgagcagctctttgtctgctttggtggacagcggaaagggaacgctgtcaccaaacagaggctttcccactgggtagtggacaccattacgttggcctatcgcacccaagccGTGTCCCCccacttgcgggtccgagcacactcaacaagaagtgttgcatcctcatgggcactggccaggagcacctccctagcagacatatgcagagcagcgggttgggcaacacccaatacctttgcgagattttacaatttcagggttgagtcggtttcgtcctgtgttttctcaggtccgagccagtagaactcggtacacgctgacaaactgacagGGTGAACCGCCTGCACCTAGCGCcgttcccctccactgaggtaatactgtgcgcttttaccccaggagatcccacaaaCTCGGCTCCTTGGATGActtctccctagccctctggtctgcgaattcagcggaggaattcgccgaccaagaccaatgcggatACTCAatttactctgtactggaataggtgctccacaggacgggatcccacgtggacttttccctctgtatgtattttccgcggtactgtcccttTGTGAGCGGACctacgtctcccttgggcagtcctcacggacccccggtcactgtgtttgtagcaactcctccctcccaatgatgtaggatctaccaccgcatcattctccacatgtgacctaaaagtcCATGTGATGCATTTCACCACTCTTttcctcccccagtctgggcaggtgtggtctccgcagggtctttcccccctgaaagaataggaaaactgggaaagatcgccttccccgatgcgtatgatagcgttaagatggctcCAGCcatcgaagaagcgacactatgggtccaatttaaatcacgccatgcactgagccatgtacgtttactgctgacacaggagcgggcaggtattttacatgccAAAGCGACCATCTTCaaacgtcttagcgcaattaCATAtttccagggttgggagggttacttttgaaatgttttccattacagattacagaacacatgctataaaatgtaatttgtaacatatttcgttactcaaggtcagtaacgtattctaaatactttggattacttcttcagcactggtagattttttcacttgttttgaccagaaaaactgccagtacagtaagacaaaatacctatgttaaaaatacattctctgaaaaaccaaaatatcttatgcagtgttgtttttaaaatatatatttaaggatttttagatattttaacaggaaaaaaatacaaaaaataattatcaagaaCAACATTTTTGCCCTAAAGGTTTGCCtaaaggttttactagaaaaaaattaattatgatccaacgtgaattttcttgattaaaaaatatgattgtgtctggtaacgtgcatgtaaaaatggctagaaatagcattttagctaagcgtaaagctaacaatttacacaaggtttatttctaatttttctgctccaaacttacttcaaacttacctctctgtctgctcgtatgaatgtaacacatcataagaaagtgtctCACCACTGTTTAAATACagtttggatcgcatcatttatatgtataaatgttttccatttgaaaggactaaatattaaatgaaacaaatgaaaataaaatgcaaagtaatctcttatacagtaatcaaaatactcttttaaagtaactgtattctaaataccaatgtattggaatacagttacttatattttgtattttaaatacataatcccataacatatatttcattactccccaaccctgcctatttctcaggaaaatagcaaattgtgctttgtgccACTTCGTGAActtacaatacacccacagtttgcgcgcatacacccacaataacacaaacactcccaccaacAGCCACGTGTGCTTTACGCTGGCACGAAAATTATAAGATATAAGATAAAAACGATAAGACATTGTGCATGGTCGTTAAGAGTAGTGCTGCACTTTGCGCACTCTCGAAAATAGAGCCCTATATTACTCTGAATCAAGAACCAGGCCTTGAGAGGAAAATGTATGTTAAGGTCGAAAGCAGACAAGGATCTTcttttatggtggaaagaaaatATGAAGCGGTACAAGAAAATTGGAAGCTTTTCAGACCAgaatgtgtttatgtacatgaaAACACAGTGTAATTCATAAAAAGCCAACATTCCCCACTTGCTCTTCTGAATAATATAACATgtgaaattatgaaaatgttataGTCTTGATGTAGATACATCAATATACATGTGCAATACCTTAATGCCGTCAGTATACGTTTCTATGTAAGCTCTGGGTAAGTTAAGatgttttgctatttttttctatatttgttATTGcacattgtttattattttttcctgAAAGGAAAACATACAGTAGTTTGCTGAAGTTAGATTATCTTGAAATCGTTCTTGGTAAcgtttgtaaataaaacaaaattttaatttcacattcatGTCACACTCGTTAAttttaacttacattttatttatgtgtaataaattactctttgttgtgtgtgtgttagagttgTAGAGTACAAAATTACTCAATAATGCCCATTCCTAGTGTATTGGAAATGAAAGCATAAGATTTAACCATTTAACTTTTTGCCATTTGTAACTTTAAatattatacactatacaatCAGCCTTTCAATGCTTATGAATATTTAGTTTATGGGCAGGTCTAATGCTCCAATATTAATAAACCTTCTAGGTAATGGCAGTTTTCCTTAATATAAATGAATCTACAATTCTGCCAGTTATGAGCAGATACCAATATAACAAGCTTGAACATCAACAACAACCAGCTTTAAAATGTTCCTCTGAAGACTCTATATCATTTTGAAGACTTTCTGATAATTATAATGTTTAACATGGGAATGGCAGATGCAGACAATCAAGGAATTGATTACTGCTATCCAAACAACAACTCGTCGTGCATCAAAGAAATCAAGCCACGAGCGGAATACTTTGTTTTGTACATCTTCATTTCATTCGCATCCGTTTTTACTGTGTTTCTGAACCTGCTGGTGATAATCTCCATCTCTCACTTCAAGCAGCTCCACACTCCAACCAACCTGCTCATTCTCTCTCTGGCTGTGGCTGACTTAATCGTAGGACTGACTGTAATACCACTAATGGGCATCAGATATATTGAGACATGTTGGTTCTTTGGAGAGACATTTTGCTCCTTATTTCcatttattatatatactgtTGTTTCAGCATCTCTTGgtaatttagttttcatatcTATAGATCGTTTTATTGCTGTGAAAGATCCTCTGCAATATTCAACAAAAGTCACGACcaaaaaagctgttttttgtaTCATTATTAACTGGCTATGTTCTGCCATTTATTCTGTTATTATGCTATATGAAGCTATCTTCTATTCAGACAACCAAAGCATCTGTTACGGGGACTGTATTGTTACTGTCAAATTTGAATATGTTATAACAGACCTAATTGTTTCTTTATTGGCCCCTTGTTCTGTAATCATATCTTTATATGGGAAGATTTTCTGTGTGGCAAAATATCAAGCTCGGCTTATAAACTCTGTCACAAATGTCAGCAGGTCAGAAAAAAAGGCAGCAAAAACATTAGGGATTGTGATTACAGTATATCTTTTGTGTTGGATCCCATATTACATAGTCTCTCTTGTTCCAGGGTTTAACTCAAATGAATCAGCTATAATGAACGTTATGTGTTGGATTATGTACATGAATTCCTGTATGAATCCCCTTATCTACGCATTGTTTTATCAATGGTTCAGAATATCAGCTAAACACATTCTGTCTCTGAAAATATTTGAATCATCatctcaatatttaagtctgtttCCAGAGGTAAATGATAAGTGATTATCTGTAACTCCAAAGCCATGACAAAGATTTCACTAAGTTACTTTTAAACTGCAATGAGATGGGAGACAAAACAGGTGGGAGACGAGAGTACTTACTGTAAGTTTGtgcaaatatatacaaataaattaaaagattaCTGATTTGGTGATGTAGTttgctttatgtttgttattttggcatgGCCTGGCCTGGAACTCAATCGCAACTATTTTAATACTAAATCAGTTACTAAAATTTCTGCCTTTTTGCATCTAGTCATTAGtcactattattttcatgttgcaCCGAAAACCCTAAAAATGGGGTGTCACAATCCAAACCTTTTCTATCAGTTACAATACCATTAACAGCTGTATGATAAAACCTTTAAAGACAATATACTGTTATACTTTAACAAAAACAATTGTACACAAGTAAATGTGGTGCTAGAAGATATctataataaaagttattataaagctTTGCATGTATCCTTTTCCCAATAATTAGTTTAATATTATGTGGCATGCTGACAGACAACCAAGTGACTGCCGTAGCAAGCGCTAGGGAGCAAAAGAGGTGGAGTGTTTTTCTAACAAACAGCACAAGGATCTAAGTGTGACTGAGCATCTTCAATAATAACGTCTggtttatatgatgtttttctgTGACCAGTGAATGAAATGTCTTTTGCAAATGTCCAATATTACTGCTCCTAAGTTTTTATCTATTACAGTTTATGCCAAAACACACAGAATATTACAGGTCTTTATCTCGTAATGCCAAAATCATTCTAAGAACCAAAGAATATtcagcatttatattttttttactttgtgtttgctgcattaattattatttaggATCCATATTTTACCTAATGTCCTATGTAAGGAACAGGACTTAGTACATAAAgaaactgaaatgtaaaataaaataaaaaaatcaattgtgAACTGAAAACCTATTATCTGGTTAAGATTTAAAGGAAAGCATACATTTGCGcatgtctttttaaatgtttttgtaaatttaGACAATTGTTTTACTACATTAAGATAAAAACACCATTcacattttttcttttaaagaatatGTGCTACCAGTGACCAATTTCTGGGGTCTCTTCAAAGCCTTgcttaaacataaaacatttttgtcttgAAGGCTTTGGGACTgtacatctttttattttattttattgtattttttggtgcTACCAGCCAATTAGCAATGtcattacatacagtattttccCTATGAAAATATAGCATGAAGCCCTGAATTAATTGCATGTTCATCATGAACATAATACAGTCAAATCATATGGTAATTGTTCCTGACATGagagtaaataaaattaaacatttaaataaaaaaaagacaactaTGACAAGTTAACACAGTGACTTTCTGTTTGGGAGAGGCCAATAAAATTTTTTGGAAATGAATATTAGTACTTGATGAATATAAGTGGGACATAAGCTTTATCCTCATTATATCTATATGTACTTCCTTGGTTAAACAATTCCTAAACTAATCTTTGGGAAGTAATTCACTTTTTTGTTTCCTAATTTGATGTTAAATGAAGATAGCTGAGCACCTGCACCTTTGTGTTGATGTTGTGCATACTTTCTGAGGTTTTATATTAATCTTTCAGCCTCAGGTCTGTTGAGCAAAATTATCCTATATTTAAATACTGAACTATGTTTGTCTTTATAGAGGAAATTTTGTCCCATGTTTACAAAATGTTGCacactaatatttaaaaacatttcaaaggGTTAAACTTAATGGACATTTTAAGCAGAAGTTGATTTCTTTTTAATCTTTATGTCTATAAGtccattttttaaacaaaataaattaataaagaccAATGCCTAGCTTGTTAATATCCCACTTTGACGATacaagtgtcccactttaccagtatTGGCTGAACAGAATTAGTGATCTGGTCAAAAGCTTTTGACTCAGGTAGGAAACACTCCAAGCTTTCTATAAAGGTATACCATCAGATTATTTGGCAATTGGTTAATAATTAAAAGTACAAGGAAATGTAAAAAGTCAAAAAATGTCCTACTTTGCCCTTATTCACCCAACTAGTACTCCATTAGACCATATAGGCCTTCAATGTGGCAAAAGGGGCCCCAGCCTGGTGTTTTTAAAAGGAAGAGAGGGGTTCTCAAACAGGTTGGCACCAAAGAGATACTGCACTGTTCATTTAGGGAGTAACAGCCTTGAATATTCTAGTATTaatcccccaaaaaaaaaacaagaaaaaaaacttgattggcctcacacaaacaaaaagttgttattttaacttgtcaTATAAGtgtctttcttctttttatttactCTGATGTCAGGAAAAATTATCATGAGATTCAGCTTTTATATTTTTGGAGACAATGCAATTAATTTACCAATCAGCACCTGTAAAAATCTAGAATATTAATTTGAGGCAGTTCATAAGGAGCAACATAGGGGACTGAGACGTTTTAAAGCtgaaattatatttcattttcatGTACAAATGCGTGATACTCTAAGGACTTCTGTTAAGGACTAATTATTTGTTGTCTCAGTACATGGGTGTGATATGAGAGGGTTTCATGGTGTTTCCAATTGACAAATAgatgtatttgttatttgttttattaaataattgcaACTTGTTTGGAAAtgcattgtggagcggaggggtgtggggccgggtcggaatattgcgcgccggtccccaatcggcctgatgaggcgcgcgagggataaaggcggccgtgacgatggtttgagagagagagagaattacgggcatgtccccttgtttatgttgtgttttaagtttcttattacggccgtcgtccgcggggcaagtggggactggataccccgaccgcctggagcgagggagccgctgccgggggcggaggagtgccctgccgtccccagagacgcagaggggtcgagggagactgctgtccgcgaggggaggagggaagaaactctccgaccacccggagcggtagagccgctgccaggggcggaggagtgtccccatttgccgccagaaaagcggaggcgcgttctacccgctgggggtcgacggtttcactccggttcgcctggGGTTGGAGTGGCTGTCGtgcgcctgagtgtggaggagtgttcgaggaccacgcaacggtacatcagagaaccggtgagtgagctttttctctctctcctctctctctccctttcgcaccgtgttggccttttccctcgcctattttgttgtttttccccctcctgtctcctcctagGGCGGGGATACACCctgccccagggatggggggggggtgtacgtcatgccagtgGAACCCCgtcctgagataacgccgggaggagtgtggagcggaggggtgtggggtggggccgggtcggaatatcgcgcgcccggtccccaatcggcctgatgaggcgcgcgagggataaaggcggccggtgacgatggttcgagagagagagaattacgggcatgtccgcatgtgtgtttgtttatgttgtgttttaagtttcttattaaattattatttatgttgacaagccggttctcgccacctccttgcccatcctttaactgttttacatacaTCTCTATCTTTCTCTCGCCATAGGTCACATGTTTGGGGCCTTGGTTGCAGTAACTCATATAAACACAGCATAAAGAAAATGCAGTCACTTTTTACAGCCACATTAGGACAGCAGTAAGTTTTACCATCAAACCTGTTCTTGTGTAGGAGTAGAAGTACAAACAATATACACAGTTATACACGATACACACTATAAAAAATAATA
The sequence above is drawn from the Xyrauchen texanus isolate HMW12.3.18 chromosome 43, RBS_HiC_50CHRs, whole genome shotgun sequence genome and encodes:
- the LOC127635663 gene encoding trace amine-associated receptor 6-like, with translation MFNMGMADADNQGIDYCYPNNNSSCIKEIKPRAEYFVLYIFISFASVFTVFLNLLVIISISHFKQLHTPTNLLILSLAVADLIVGLTVIPLMGIRYIETCWFFGETFCSLFPFIIYTVVSASLGNLVFISIDRFIAVKDPLQYSTKVTTKKAVFCIIINWLCSAIYSVIMLYEAIFYSDNQSICYGDCIVTVKFEYVITDLIVSLLAPCSVIISLYGKIFCVAKYQARLINSVTNVSRSEKKAAKTLGIVITVYLLCWIPYYIVSLVPGFNSNESAIMNVMCWIMYMNSCMNPLIYALFYQWFRISAKHILSLKIFESSSQYLSLFPEVNDK